One genomic window of Pseudomonas chlororaphis subsp. piscium includes the following:
- a CDS encoding LysR family transcriptional regulator has translation MSSILDLEVFVRTADSGSISAAARSLELTPAAASIALKRLETRLGMRLLARSTRSMRLTEEGRRYLDSVRVALAALAEGEQALKQQSQGLSGVLQLAAPSDFGRNLLLPWLDDFKREHPHIRLQLLLNDRHSDLFRETVDVALRFGVPSDSSLVALPILPRHHRLACASPDYLARHGTPQTPAELSEHSALIYLRNGRPYNSWHFSRDGEVQEVQVRGDYLSDDGEVARRWALAGHGIAYKAWLDVASDIRAGRLVPLLGDWQGESVPLNLLCPHRLQVSERVKVLQGFLQARCQLLAG, from the coding sequence ATGAGCTCGATTCTCGACCTTGAAGTCTTCGTCCGCACCGCCGACTCCGGCAGCATTTCCGCCGCCGCCCGCAGCCTGGAGCTGACCCCCGCCGCCGCCAGTATCGCCCTCAAGCGCCTGGAGACTCGCCTGGGCATGCGCCTGCTGGCCCGTTCGACCCGCAGCATGCGCCTCACCGAAGAAGGCCGGCGTTACCTGGACAGCGTGCGCGTGGCGCTGGCGGCCCTGGCGGAGGGCGAACAGGCCCTGAAGCAACAGAGCCAGGGGCTCAGCGGTGTGCTGCAACTGGCGGCGCCGTCGGACTTCGGGCGCAACCTGCTGCTGCCCTGGCTGGACGACTTCAAGCGCGAACACCCGCATATCCGCCTGCAACTCTTGCTCAACGACCGGCACAGCGACCTGTTCCGCGAGACCGTGGACGTCGCCCTGCGCTTCGGCGTACCCAGCGATTCCAGCCTGGTGGCCCTGCCGATCCTGCCCCGGCATCACCGGCTGGCCTGCGCCAGCCCCGACTACCTGGCGCGCCACGGTACCCCGCAAACACCCGCCGAGCTGAGCGAGCACAGCGCCCTCATCTACCTGCGCAACGGCCGCCCCTACAACAGCTGGCACTTCAGCCGGGATGGCGAGGTGCAGGAAGTCCAGGTGCGCGGCGACTACCTCAGCGACGACGGCGAAGTGGCGCGGCGCTGGGCCCTGGCCGGCCATGGCATCGCCTACAAGGCCTGGCTGGATGTGGCCAGCGACATCCGCGCCGGGCGCCTGGTGCCCCTGCTCGGCGATTGGCAAGGCGAAAGCGTGCCGCTCAACCTGCTGTGCCCGCACCGTTTGCAGGTCTCGGAACGGGTGAAGGTGCTGCAAGGCTTTTTGCAGGCCCGCTGCCAGCTGCTGGCGGGATAA
- the hpaR gene encoding homoprotocatechuate degradation operon regulator HpaR — protein sequence MTNPRPSLTLTLLQAREAAMAFFRPSLNQHDLTEQQWRVIRILRQNGELESHQMAKMACILPPSMTGVLTRLERDEYVSRRKSPEDQRRLFITLTEKGEACFESMSGDMEINYQRIQQQFGEEKMQALLALLNELKQIKP from the coding sequence ATGACCAATCCAAGACCTTCCCTGACATTGACCCTGCTTCAGGCCCGCGAAGCGGCCATGGCGTTCTTTCGCCCGTCCCTCAACCAGCACGACCTGACCGAGCAGCAGTGGCGGGTGATCCGCATCCTGCGCCAGAACGGCGAGCTGGAAAGCCATCAGATGGCGAAAATGGCCTGTATCCTGCCGCCGAGCATGACCGGCGTGCTGACCCGCCTGGAGCGCGACGAATACGTCAGCCGGCGCAAATCCCCCGAGGACCAGCGTCGCCTGTTCATCACCCTGACGGAAAAGGGCGAGGCCTGTTTCGAGTCCATGAGCGGCGACATGGAAATCAACTACCAACGCATCCAGCAGCAGTTCGGCGAAGAGAAGATGCAGGCCCTGCTGGCCCTGCTCAACGAGCTGAAGCAAATCAAACCCTGA
- a CDS encoding histone-like nucleoid-structuring protein, MvaT/MvaU family: MSRLAEFRAAEKALQEQLAQLESLKNDAGLKKEIEFEEKLQGLMKTYGKSLRDIIAILDPHPGKSALPLSGAPKTRRARVVKVYQNPHTGELIETKGGNHRGLKAWKEQYGAATVDSWLRG, translated from the coding sequence TTGTCCAGACTCGCTGAATTTCGTGCAGCAGAAAAGGCCCTTCAAGAACAGCTCGCCCAGCTGGAATCCCTGAAGAACGACGCCGGACTCAAGAAAGAAATCGAGTTCGAGGAAAAGCTCCAGGGCCTGATGAAGACCTACGGCAAAAGCCTGCGCGACATTATCGCCATTCTCGATCCTCATCCGGGCAAATCCGCTCTGCCGCTCTCGGGCGCACCGAAAACCCGTCGTGCCCGCGTGGTCAAGGTTTATCAGAACCCGCACACCGGCGAGCTGATCGAAACCAAGGGCGGCAACCATCGTGGTCTTAAAGCCTGGAAAGAACAGTACGGCGCCGCCACTGTAGATTCCTGGCTGCGCGGTTAA
- a CDS encoding aldo/keto reductase, with protein sequence MSYRILGHSGLHVSPLTLGTMMFGEQTSTEDSLRIIDKAWDQGINFIDTADVYTNGRSEEIVGEAIASQRDQWVVATKVGFGPADGVPNRSGLSRKHIFNGIDASLTRLGTDYVDIYYLHREDHNTPLEVTVSAIGDLLRQGKIRYWGLSNYRGWRIAEVIRIADRLGVDRPVISQPLYNIVNRQAETEQITAAQAYGLGVVPYSPLARGVLSGKYAPDVAPDSNSRAGRQDKRILETEWRVESLRIAQQIQQYTQGRGVGMVEFAIAWVLNNAAVSSAIVGPRTEAQWDAYTKALDVKISAEDEAFIDSLVTPGHASTPGFNDVSHFVSGRTPR encoded by the coding sequence ATGAGCTACCGCATCCTCGGCCATTCCGGGCTGCACGTGTCCCCCCTGACCCTCGGCACCATGATGTTCGGCGAACAGACCAGCACCGAGGATTCCCTGCGCATCATCGACAAGGCCTGGGACCAGGGCATCAACTTCATCGACACCGCCGACGTCTACACCAACGGCCGTTCCGAGGAAATCGTCGGCGAAGCCATCGCCAGCCAGCGTGACCAATGGGTGGTGGCGACCAAGGTCGGCTTCGGTCCCGCCGATGGCGTGCCCAACCGCAGCGGCCTGAGCCGCAAGCACATCTTCAACGGCATCGATGCCAGCCTGACCCGCCTGGGCACCGATTACGTCGACATCTACTACCTGCACCGCGAAGACCACAACACGCCGCTGGAAGTCACGGTGTCGGCCATCGGCGACCTGCTGCGCCAGGGCAAGATCCGCTACTGGGGCCTGTCCAACTACCGCGGCTGGCGCATCGCCGAGGTGATCCGCATCGCCGACCGGCTTGGCGTCGACCGCCCGGTGATCAGCCAGCCGCTGTACAACATCGTCAACCGCCAGGCCGAGACCGAACAGATCACCGCGGCCCAGGCCTATGGGCTCGGCGTGGTGCCCTACAGCCCGCTGGCCCGTGGCGTGCTCAGCGGCAAGTACGCGCCGGATGTCGCCCCCGACAGCAACAGCCGCGCCGGGCGCCAGGACAAACGCATCCTGGAAACCGAATGGCGCGTCGAGTCGCTGCGCATCGCCCAGCAGATCCAGCAGTACACCCAGGGCCGCGGGGTCGGCATGGTCGAGTTCGCCATCGCCTGGGTACTGAACAATGCCGCGGTCAGCTCGGCGATCGTCGGCCCGCGCACCGAGGCACAGTGGGACGCCTACACCAAGGCGCTGGACGTGAAGATCAGCGCCGAGGATGAAGCCTTCATCGATTCGCTGGTCACCCCGGGGCATGCCTCGACCCCGGGCTTCAACGACGTCAGCCACTTCGTCTCCGGACGCACGCCACGCTGA
- the rarD gene encoding EamA family transporter RarD encodes MSKGIALSVLASVLFAVMYFYTSLLAPLTGVEIFGWRMLLTAPCMTVFMLLSGEWRHVGAILKRLLGQPLLLLALPLSAALLGVQLWLFMWAPLNGYSLDVSLGYFLLPLTMVLTGRIVYGEQLSRLQKIAAGLATLGVLNELYQVGSFSWATLLVAIGYPVYFVLRKRLAADNLGGLWLDMALLLPIALWFVQSGEQGFAVVDQHPWLYLLIPLLGLISASALVAYIIASRLLPFSLFGLLSYVEPVLLLGVALLLGESIKAGEWLTYLPIWLAVLVLVYEGFKHLMRQRRS; translated from the coding sequence TTGTCTAAAGGTATTGCTCTATCGGTCTTGGCGTCGGTGCTGTTTGCCGTCATGTATTTCTACACCTCCCTGCTGGCGCCCCTGACCGGGGTGGAGATTTTCGGCTGGCGCATGCTGCTCACCGCGCCATGCATGACGGTGTTCATGCTGCTGAGCGGCGAATGGCGGCATGTCGGGGCGATCCTCAAGAGACTGCTGGGCCAACCGCTTCTGCTGCTGGCGCTGCCACTGTCCGCGGCGCTGCTCGGGGTGCAGCTGTGGCTGTTCATGTGGGCGCCGTTGAATGGCTACAGCCTGGATGTGTCGCTGGGGTATTTTCTGCTGCCGCTGACCATGGTCCTGACCGGGCGCATCGTCTACGGCGAACAACTATCGCGGCTACAGAAGATCGCCGCCGGCCTGGCGACCCTGGGGGTGCTCAACGAGCTATATCAGGTGGGCAGCTTTTCCTGGGCGACCCTGTTGGTGGCCATCGGTTATCCGGTCTATTTCGTGCTGCGCAAACGCCTGGCCGCCGACAACCTGGGCGGCCTGTGGCTCGATATGGCGCTGCTGCTGCCGATCGCGCTGTGGTTCGTGCAAAGCGGCGAGCAGGGTTTTGCCGTGGTCGATCAGCACCCCTGGCTGTACCTGCTGATTCCGTTGCTGGGGTTGATCAGTGCCTCGGCGCTGGTGGCCTATATCATCGCCAGCCGCCTGCTGCCCTTCAGCCTGTTCGGCTTGTTGAGCTATGTCGAACCGGTGTTGCTGCTGGGCGTGGCCCTGCTGCTGGGAGAAAGCATCAAGGCCGGGGAATGGCTGACCTACCTGCCGATCTGGCTGGCGGTGCTGGTGCTGGTGTACGAGGGGTTCAAGCATCTGATGCGCCAGCGCAGAAGCTGA
- the hppD gene encoding 4-hydroxyphenylpyruvate dioxygenase, with protein MADIFENPMGLMGFEFIEFASPTPNTLEPIFEIMGFTKVATHRSKDVHLYRQGAINLILNNEPHSVASYFAAEHGPSVCGMAFRVKDSQKAYKRALELGAQPIHIETGPMELHLPAIKGIGGAPLYLIDRFGEGSSIYDIDFVYLEGVDRHPQGAGLKIIDHLTHNVYRGRMAYWAGFYEKLFNFREIRYFDIKGEYTGLTSKAMTAPDGMIRIPLNEESSKGAGQIEEFLMQFNGEGIQHVAFLTDDLVKTWDQLKKIGMRFMTAPPDTYYEMLEGRLPNHGEPVNELQSRGILLDGSSEEGDKRLLLQIFSETLMGPVFFEFIQRKGDDGFGEGNFKALFESIERDQVRRGVLSTD; from the coding sequence ATGGCAGATATCTTCGAAAACCCGATGGGCCTGATGGGCTTTGAATTCATCGAATTCGCATCGCCTACCCCCAACACCCTCGAGCCGATCTTCGAGATCATGGGTTTCACCAAGGTCGCGACCCACAGGTCCAAAGACGTGCACCTGTATCGCCAGGGTGCGATCAACCTGATCCTCAACAACGAGCCCCACAGCGTCGCTTCGTACTTCGCCGCCGAGCACGGTCCGTCCGTGTGCGGCATGGCGTTCCGGGTCAAGGATTCGCAAAAGGCCTACAAGCGCGCCCTGGAGCTGGGTGCCCAGCCGATCCACATTGAAACCGGCCCGATGGAGCTGCATCTGCCGGCGATCAAAGGCATCGGCGGCGCACCGCTGTACCTGATCGACCGCTTCGGCGAAGGCAGCTCGATCTATGACATCGACTTCGTCTACCTCGAAGGCGTCGACCGTCATCCGCAGGGCGCCGGGCTGAAGATCATCGACCACCTGACCCACAACGTGTATCGCGGGCGCATGGCCTACTGGGCCGGCTTCTACGAGAAGCTGTTCAACTTCCGCGAGATCCGTTACTTCGACATCAAGGGCGAATACACCGGCCTGACCTCCAAGGCCATGACCGCGCCCGATGGCATGATCCGCATCCCGCTGAACGAAGAGTCGTCCAAGGGCGCCGGGCAGATCGAAGAGTTCCTGATGCAGTTCAACGGCGAGGGCATCCAGCACGTGGCCTTCCTCACCGACGACCTGGTCAAGACCTGGGATCAGTTGAAGAAGATCGGCATGCGCTTCATGACCGCGCCGCCGGACACCTACTACGAAATGCTCGAAGGCCGCCTGCCGAACCACGGCGAGCCGGTGAACGAGCTGCAGTCGCGGGGCATCCTGCTGGACGGTTCCTCGGAAGAGGGCGACAAGCGCCTGCTGCTGCAGATCTTCTCGGAAACCCTGATGGGCCCGGTGTTCTTCGAATTCATCCAGCGTAAAGGCGACGATGGTTTCGGCGAAGGCAACTTCAAGGCACTGTTCGAATCGATCGAACGCGACCAGGTCCGTCGTGGCGTGCTGTCCACCGACTAA
- a CDS encoding EAL domain-containing protein: MPLTAKGPLKRSTRNLWTLLIGLLPVLLGVVILYMQAERALIHSSQQTAEEAIRQFDLMLDNTDIAARSLMVQVGQPCDDFRQLALREQVTRRPFVRSTNLVWRNDNYCSSLLGPSSFALDPANYVDGKLWLMNGNPVTPNTALLVYRLQEGERAVLATIDGYHLSNALRLISRFAELQLQVGPYWLADDGQVHQSIAPPAPVAPYQMVSSRYPYSVNSGFPEGDIWLYMKSQYPALFSLLIFFGVLAAVLGHWLQKRSSSPSHELQRALEAAEFIPYFQPVVRGDTKQWAGIEVLMRWKHPREGLVRPDLFIPFAEHSGLIVPMTRSLMQQTALLLAPHAHTFIDDFHIGINITASHCQDLELLEDCREFLGMFPPGKVRLVLELTERELVEPTAITHSLFEELHKLGVMIAIDDFGTGHSSLGYLRKFNVDYLKIDQSFVAMIGVDALSRHILDSIIELSGKLELGIVAEGVETVEQQDYLAAHGVDFLQGYLFGRPMPGEEFLQALARH, encoded by the coding sequence ATGCCATTGACCGCCAAAGGCCCGTTGAAACGCTCCACCCGCAACCTGTGGACCCTGCTGATCGGCTTGCTGCCGGTTCTGCTGGGCGTGGTCATCCTCTATATGCAGGCCGAGCGCGCGCTGATCCACAGCAGCCAGCAGACCGCCGAGGAAGCGATCCGTCAGTTCGACCTGATGCTCGACAACACCGACATCGCCGCCCGGTCGCTGATGGTGCAAGTCGGCCAACCCTGCGACGACTTCAGGCAACTGGCCCTGCGCGAGCAGGTGACCCGCCGCCCGTTCGTACGCTCGACCAATCTGGTGTGGCGCAATGACAATTACTGCAGCTCGCTGCTCGGCCCATCCTCGTTCGCGCTGGACCCGGCCAACTATGTCGACGGCAAGCTGTGGTTGATGAACGGCAACCCGGTCACGCCCAACACCGCGCTGCTGGTCTATCGCCTGCAAGAGGGCGAACGCGCGGTCCTGGCTACCATCGACGGTTATCACCTGAGCAACGCTTTGCGCCTGATCAGTCGTTTTGCCGAGCTGCAGCTGCAAGTCGGCCCCTACTGGCTGGCCGACGATGGCCAGGTCCATCAATCCATCGCGCCACCAGCCCCGGTCGCCCCTTATCAGATGGTTTCTTCGCGCTACCCCTACAGCGTCAACTCGGGGTTCCCCGAGGGCGATATCTGGCTCTACATGAAGTCCCAGTACCCTGCCCTGTTCAGCCTGCTGATCTTCTTCGGGGTGCTGGCGGCGGTCCTTGGCCACTGGCTGCAAAAGCGCTCGTCGTCACCCAGCCATGAACTGCAACGCGCCCTGGAAGCGGCGGAGTTCATCCCGTACTTCCAGCCCGTGGTGCGTGGCGACACTAAACAGTGGGCCGGTATCGAAGTGCTGATGCGCTGGAAACACCCCCGGGAAGGCCTGGTGCGTCCGGACCTGTTCATTCCCTTCGCCGAGCATTCCGGCCTGATCGTGCCCATGACCCGTTCGCTGATGCAGCAGACCGCCCTGTTGCTCGCGCCCCACGCCCATACCTTCATCGACGACTTTCATATCGGCATCAACATCACCGCCAGCCATTGCCAGGACCTGGAACTGCTGGAGGACTGCCGGGAGTTTCTCGGCATGTTCCCGCCGGGCAAGGTGAGACTGGTCCTGGAGCTGACCGAACGCGAACTGGTGGAACCGACGGCGATCACCCATAGCCTGTTCGAGGAGCTGCACAAGTTGGGGGTGATGATCGCCATCGACGACTTCGGTACCGGCCATTCAAGCCTGGGTTACTTGCGCAAGTTCAATGTCGATTATCTGAAGATCGACCAGAGTTTCGTGGCCATGATCGGTGTCGACGCCCTGTCCCGGCACATACTCGACAGCATCATCGAACTCTCGGGCAAACTCGAACTGGGGATAGTCGCCGAGGGCGTGGAAACAGTGGAACAACAGGACTATCTGGCCGCCCATGGCGTCGACTTCCTGCAGGGCTACTTATTCGGCAGGCCGATGCCCGGGGAAGAGTTCCTACAAGCATTGGCGCGCCACTAA
- a CDS encoding DUF4946 domain-containing protein: MRLSFKTLCLLAPCLLVPALAEAADPVITWPSGWQIEELPQAATEEPAKVFRQRAVKNDAGGTPLMVMELTMTQVERGHQVNLQGVLLEMRKSVQKDFGRGGYQSVCTRIHDTTLSRLAALETTCTITENGRHVLSQTLVAAVDGDKAYVLSYAGQAAVYAESQEEIREVRSSLKL, from the coding sequence ATGCGCTTATCGTTCAAAACCCTGTGTCTGCTTGCGCCCTGTCTTCTGGTTCCGGCCCTGGCAGAGGCGGCGGACCCGGTGATCACCTGGCCCAGCGGCTGGCAGATCGAAGAGTTGCCGCAGGCAGCGACAGAAGAGCCGGCCAAGGTATTTCGCCAGCGCGCAGTGAAGAACGATGCCGGCGGCACGCCGTTGATGGTCATGGAGTTGACCATGACTCAAGTGGAAAGAGGGCATCAGGTCAATCTGCAAGGAGTCTTGCTGGAGATGCGCAAGTCGGTGCAGAAGGACTTCGGGCGCGGTGGTTATCAAAGTGTGTGTACGCGTATTCACGACACGACATTGAGTCGTCTGGCGGCGCTGGAAACCACTTGCACCATTACCGAGAACGGCCGTCATGTGTTGTCGCAAACACTGGTGGCTGCTGTCGATGGCGATAAGGCCTATGTATTGTCTTATGCCGGACAGGCTGCGGTTTATGCCGAAAGTCAGGAGGAGATCCGCGAGGTGCGAAGTAGCCTGAAACTTTAG
- a CDS encoding acyl-CoA synthetase, which translates to MTAPISLARLSDIQALEQQQPLAQRNLPASTYELLQRSASRFGERTALTFLPQGSLQDQPWNISYAELFAQVTRTANALHRLGIRPGKAVSFLLPNLPQTHYVIWGGEAAGIVNAINPLLEPEHIAELVRASGTTVLVTLAPFPGTDLWQKVANLRERLPELEAIVTIDLANLLPEPQRSAIKSQRPAMPEGVLDFDTLLAACPADHLESGRVIQPDDIASYFHTGGTTGTPKLAPHSHLNEVAMAEIIGLHGDYSSHDVLLCGLPLFHVNGVILTGLAAFHRGARVLLAGPQGYRNPTLIKDFWHLVERYRISCFSGVPTIFAALLQVPNDGIDVSSLRFAVCGAAPMPVELIRQFEARSGLKIIEGYGLTESTCATSCNPRDGERRVGSIGLRLPYCEVKIAVLDSDGHYLRDAASDEPGNVCLRGPTVFKGYLQADKNQGLWLDGGWFNTGDLGRIDRDGYIWLTGRSKDLIIRGGHNIDPQMIEEALHRHPAVAMAAAVGKPDIKAGELPVVYIQLKSGASADPAELLEHAARHIHERAALPKDVWLLEQIPLTAVGKTFKPALRLDAIRRVFEDEVRQVAEGIRVEAVSDERHGQRVDIHVPDLDESRRAALDQRLSGYAVRYQLHSA; encoded by the coding sequence ATGACCGCGCCCATCTCCCTCGCCCGCCTGAGCGATATCCAAGCCCTGGAACAGCAGCAGCCCCTGGCCCAGCGCAATCTTCCCGCCAGCACCTATGAACTGTTGCAACGCTCGGCCAGCCGTTTCGGCGAGCGCACCGCCCTGACCTTCCTGCCCCAGGGCAGCCTCCAGGACCAGCCCTGGAACATCAGCTACGCCGAGTTGTTCGCCCAGGTCACCCGCACCGCCAACGCCCTGCACCGGCTGGGCATCCGCCCGGGCAAGGCAGTGTCCTTCCTGCTGCCCAATCTGCCGCAGACCCATTACGTGATCTGGGGCGGCGAGGCCGCCGGGATCGTCAACGCCATCAACCCGCTGCTGGAGCCGGAGCACATCGCCGAACTGGTCCGCGCATCCGGCACCACGGTGCTGGTGACCCTGGCGCCCTTCCCCGGCACCGACCTCTGGCAGAAAGTTGCCAACCTGCGCGAACGCCTGCCGGAGCTGGAAGCCATAGTCACCATCGACCTGGCCAACCTGCTGCCCGAGCCGCAACGCAGCGCGATCAAGAGCCAGCGCCCGGCGATGCCGGAGGGCGTGCTGGACTTCGACACCCTGCTCGCCGCCTGCCCCGCCGACCACCTGGAAAGCGGCCGGGTGATCCAGCCGGACGACATTGCCTCGTACTTCCACACCGGCGGCACCACCGGCACGCCGAAACTGGCGCCCCACAGCCACCTCAATGAAGTGGCGATGGCCGAGATCATTGGCCTGCACGGCGATTACAGCAGCCACGACGTGCTGCTCTGCGGGCTGCCGCTGTTCCACGTCAACGGGGTGATACTCACTGGCCTCGCCGCCTTCCACCGCGGCGCCCGGGTGCTGCTGGCCGGGCCCCAGGGCTACCGCAACCCGACGCTGATCAAGGATTTCTGGCACCTGGTGGAGCGTTACCGGATCAGTTGTTTCAGCGGTGTGCCGACCATCTTTGCCGCCTTGCTACAGGTACCCAACGATGGGATCGATGTCTCCAGCCTGCGTTTTGCGGTGTGCGGCGCCGCGCCGATGCCGGTGGAGCTGATCCGTCAGTTCGAGGCGCGCTCGGGGCTGAAGATCATCGAAGGCTATGGCCTCACCGAAAGCACCTGCGCCACCAGCTGCAACCCACGGGACGGCGAGCGCCGGGTCGGTTCCATCGGCCTGCGCCTGCCGTACTGCGAGGTCAAGATCGCCGTGCTCGACAGCGATGGCCACTACCTGCGCGACGCCGCCAGCGACGAACCCGGTAACGTCTGCCTGCGCGGGCCGACGGTGTTCAAGGGCTATCTGCAGGCCGACAAGAACCAGGGCCTGTGGCTCGACGGCGGCTGGTTCAACACCGGCGACCTGGGGCGCATCGACCGGGACGGCTACATCTGGCTGACCGGGCGCAGCAAGGACCTGATCATCCGCGGCGGCCACAACATCGACCCGCAGATGATCGAAGAAGCCCTGCACCGCCACCCGGCCGTGGCCATGGCCGCGGCGGTGGGCAAGCCGGACATCAAGGCCGGCGAGCTGCCGGTGGTGTACATCCAGCTCAAGTCCGGCGCCAGCGCCGATCCGGCCGAGCTGCTGGAGCACGCCGCGCGCCATATCCATGAACGGGCCGCGCTGCCCAAGGACGTCTGGCTGCTCGAGCAGATCCCCCTGACGGCCGTGGGCAAGACCTTCAAGCCGGCCCTGCGCCTGGACGCCATTCGCCGGGTGTTCGAGGACGAGGTCCGGCAGGTTGCCGAGGGCATCCGCGTCGAAGCCGTCAGCGACGAGCGCCACGGGCAACGGGTGGATATCCATGTGCCCGACCTGGATGAGAGCCGCCGCGCGGCCCTGGACCAACGCCTGAGCGGTTACGCGGTGCGCTACCAGCTGCACTCGGCCTGA
- a CDS encoding DMT family transporter, with amino-acid sequence MKTVDQTCAGPSDMPVYCKLAAVTMIWGGTFVAGRLLAGTLEPLLAASLRFLLASLALLLFMAIARIALVRPSLAQFAQLAVLGFFGIFFYNLCFFEGLQSINASRASLIVALNPAVIALASWALFKERLSGARLSGIVLCLGGAGVVILSRDPGALSSGPGSWRGDLLIFGCVLGWGVYSLFSRNLNQSLGPLQTVTYSILLGTAMLWSAAALRGEVRIEALASLALEQGLSLLYLGVLGSALAYIWYYEGLRKIGATRSGVFIALNPLTAVILGALLLDERLSLAMCLGGGLILWGIYQCNKPLASLEKKRIL; translated from the coding sequence ATGAAAACTGTCGATCAAACCTGTGCCGGGCCTTCCGATATGCCGGTGTATTGCAAGCTGGCGGCGGTCACCATGATCTGGGGCGGCACCTTTGTCGCCGGGCGGCTATTGGCGGGTACCTTGGAGCCATTGTTAGCCGCCAGCCTGCGTTTTCTCCTGGCCAGCCTGGCCTTGCTGCTGTTCATGGCGATCGCCCGGATTGCCCTGGTGCGCCCGAGCCTGGCGCAGTTCGCCCAGTTGGCGGTGCTGGGGTTTTTCGGGATCTTTTTCTACAACCTGTGTTTCTTCGAGGGCCTGCAGTCGATCAATGCGTCCCGCGCCTCGCTGATTGTCGCCCTCAATCCGGCGGTGATTGCCCTGGCGTCCTGGGCGCTGTTCAAGGAGCGCTTGAGTGGCGCCAGGCTGTCCGGCATTGTCTTGTGCCTGGGTGGAGCAGGGGTGGTGATCCTCAGCCGCGATCCGGGGGCCTTGTCCAGCGGCCCGGGCAGTTGGCGCGGGGACCTGCTGATTTTCGGCTGTGTGCTGGGCTGGGGTGTCTATTCGTTGTTTTCGCGCAATCTGAACCAGAGCCTGGGCCCGTTGCAGACCGTGACCTATTCGATCCTGCTGGGCACGGCGATGCTCTGGAGCGCCGCGGCCCTGCGCGGCGAGGTGCGGATCGAGGCGCTGGCGAGCCTGGCCCTGGAGCAGGGCCTGAGCCTGCTGTACCTCGGCGTGCTGGGTTCGGCCCTGGCCTATATCTGGTACTACGAAGGCCTGCGAAAGATCGGCGCGACCCGCTCGGGGGTGTTTATCGCGCTCAATCCGCTGACCGCGGTGATCCTCGGCGCGCTGCTGCTGGACGAGCGCCTGAGCCTGGCCATGTGCCTGGGCGGCGGGCTGATCCTGTGGGGCATTTACCAGTGCAACAAACCCCTTGCGAGCCTGGAAAAAAAGCGGATTTTATAG
- a CDS encoding LysR family transcriptional regulator, translating into MTLSQLQIFSLVAELRGFTSAASRLGISQSAVSHALKSLEQELGVELIRRHQSLVELTDIGQQLLLRARAILGLAATMEQEAADARGMKRGTLRIGSFGPTSSMKLLPAILQRYRQAHPGIEVHIDEGPDRQVLQWLEERRIDVGFVVLPQERFDCFALVEDQMVALIPSQHGLASKDSVSLAELCDDPFILTEAGSAELVSRLFLAARLSPNIRYRSSQLLSTLETVARGDALTLVAQLSMPEASDPRYLIKALSPPVRRQVGLAVLDRRQASPATLAFIEQARGLYRHD; encoded by the coding sequence ATGACCCTGAGCCAATTGCAGATCTTCTCCCTGGTGGCCGAACTGCGCGGCTTCACCAGCGCCGCCAGCCGCCTGGGAATCAGCCAGTCCGCGGTATCCCACGCGCTCAAGTCCCTGGAACAGGAACTGGGGGTCGAGCTGATCCGCCGGCATCAGTCACTGGTGGAGCTCACCGATATTGGTCAGCAATTGCTACTGCGAGCCCGCGCCATCCTTGGCCTGGCCGCCACCATGGAACAGGAAGCCGCCGACGCCCGCGGCATGAAACGCGGCACCTTGCGCATCGGCTCGTTCGGCCCGACTTCGTCGATGAAACTGCTTCCGGCGATCCTCCAGCGCTACCGCCAAGCCCATCCCGGGATCGAGGTGCACATCGACGAAGGGCCCGACCGCCAGGTGCTGCAATGGCTGGAGGAACGTCGAATCGATGTCGGTTTTGTAGTGCTGCCCCAGGAGCGCTTCGACTGCTTTGCCCTGGTGGAAGACCAGATGGTGGCGCTGATCCCCAGTCAGCACGGGCTGGCCAGCAAGGACTCGGTGAGCCTCGCCGAGCTGTGCGACGACCCGTTCATCCTCACCGAAGCCGGTTCCGCCGAGCTGGTTTCCCGGCTGTTCCTCGCGGCCAGGCTCAGCCCCAACATCCGCTATCGCAGCTCGCAACTGCTCAGCACCCTGGAGACCGTGGCCCGCGGCGATGCCCTGACCCTGGTCGCCCAGTTGTCGATGCCCGAGGCCAGCGACCCGCGTTACCTGATCAAGGCACTATCACCCCCCGTCCGGCGCCAGGTAGGGCTGGCGGTGCTGGACCGGCGGCAGGCGTCCCCGGCGACCCTGGCCTTTATCGAGCAGGCGCGGGGTCTGTATCGCCATGACTGA